The genome window TCAGCACATCTCTCTCTATCATATCTTTGTTTCTTATTTACATGGTAGAATACTTTTTGTTATGTATTTCTGCTACAATATACAAATTCCAATATGAATACAAGTGACATAAAGAACCAtcacaaacataaatttttatacTCAATAACTTGTATAGACTACACTAGACCCTGGATTTTCAAACTTTCTGAATCCGCCGCTTTGTTTTGCTCAATTTTTTACgtgaaatttttcaaatttaacttCGGATTTAGATCTTAAGACTCACGCCAGCATAGCCTTGAACATTAAGTCCCATCACCTGGTAGGTGGTGCCAGCTGGTGCAGGTTCTCCATGCTTAGCTCCTGTGGTAACAAAGAGAATGTCCAAATTGGGTCCACCAAAAGCCACTGAAGTTATCTGCATAGTAGGCAGCTTGATCTTTTGCAGCAACTTGCAGCACCTTGGATCAATCTTATAGACGGCGGCGTCATTAAAAGTGGCCACATAGATGTTGCCATCGGTGTCGATGGTCATGCCATCGGGCTGAATATGATCCTTGGGGCTAGTCTTGCGAAAATTGTAGATCTCTTTGGGTTTGTCAATGCAGCCGGTCTCAATGTCATAGCAATAGGACTTGACCTCGTAGTCGGTGGTATCCACGTAGTAAAACTTTTTAGATTTCTTGTCCCAGGCGAGTCCGTTGGAAATACCAACGTCGTTTTTTACCAGCTCCACTTTGCCACCGGCTTGCCAGCGATAGAGTTCTCCTTCACGTCGCTCAAACTCCTCGGGTCCATAGAGCATAGTACCCGCAAAGAGACGTCCGTTCGGATCGGTTTTCGCGTCATTAAAACGATTCTGTGGCTTGTCCAGCTGCACTTCGAACAGCGTGCGCCTCACCTTTGCACAAGGGGCGACTCCATCCCAGTTGACGATGACAGCGCGTCGACCACAGCCAACGGCAAACTCCTCCAAGTTGCACTCCACGGGCAGCACAAAGCTGGCCAGCTTCTCTCCCTCAATCTGTGTCCTATACACCTTGTTCTCCCTGTAATCGTAGCGGAGCAAACCACCCACAGGCAAATCCACATAGTAGAGACTCTGCCTGGCAGCATCCCAGTGGGGTCCCTCGCCCAGACTGGCCAAGGAGTCGGGCAGAGGTTCCACTCGGTAACATATTGTTCGCGAATTTTGTGCGACGCTGTGtgccaaatatttattgattaatacACGAAACATATCCGCAAAAGTGGGAGACTAAAAATATCATTCtgttcattttaaatgagaatattaaatttaatttcaaatttatgtgATTATGGCATGCTATAAATTGTGGGAAACTGTAAAGTGCTAATTATCAAAAGTAATGCTGAAAGAAACTAGTCTAGGAAAATTGTAATTCATAATGGAAAACATATAGTAAAGATTGAAATaggtaagaaagctgcagtcgagtatgctcaaCTGTGAGGTACTCTCtacctatttttaataaaagcaaagcagtgcGGTGTTActcttgaaatataccaaatataccgcaaaagtacaaaaatatacaaaggctataataagtatattgatatagtacttcattcaaaatatacctacttacgcctacttactacgggtcttaatatctggtatattttgctgactatggtatattttgaattcttagactaaatcaataataatcaattatagcctttggtatatcgcagtaattttgtggtatatttaaggaGTAATaccgcatttgcatttattcacATTGGTTaccgggtatcttacagtcgagtacactcgaatATAGCTTTTTTAATTGGTCTTATTTGCCAAAATTATTTTAGCCTATGATTTATAGTTGTGCTAtttttgcaaaagttttcaatgtcacatcgatgttgttgttcctgatgttgctatttttaaattttgctattgttgtgaATAAAAATTTTGCACACAGTCTcgtggaaaattaaaaatatcattccgttaatattaattaaaacattttcaaattaaatttcaaacataaatttcatgcTTGAAATGTTTAGAAAACTTTGAAGTCGAGTACTAgttatcaaaaataatataaaaggaAATTAgtctaaaaatatttgaggtcctaattgaaaatattgggACATACGAGTAAAGTAAAGATTAATAAGAgcaaatatataacatatataagTAAAGTAAAGATTAATAAGAgcaaatatataacaaattaacttaaaaaataaatgctaaCGAAAAACCTTAAATgcaaacttattttttatttctgtacAATTCTTAGCTTAAACTTTTCAATGTgtcaaagaaaatatatttggaaatagtaaataaataataataatttcatttcgatgaacatacatatgtatgttcttCATCCACttaaaacacaatttgttAGATTAAGAAATCTCTGTGACGAAATgtgaaaacaatttataaaagcCAATCTTAGTATTGTCGCTGAGTTCATCGACccttaaataaagaaattggAATTTGATCTTGTATTTGCTAATCCTGACAAGATTATTCTGTATATGTCAAAGACTTCTCGATTATCGAAGACTGGAGAAATAAAGTGGACAAAGCCTGCTTTTTGATCAAGAATACCCCATCGTcttgtatttatattgaaataggAATTCGTAATTGCCAGATAATTCTtgaaacttttgcaatttttattgtctatctttttcttaaaattttaaaatatgctttagatttttcgacaaaaaaaatgaataaatatattcgcTCTCTTAATAATTTTACCATAGCagtttgtaaatttttatatagacTTTTCCGACTTTTCAAAtgagaatatatattctatctCTTGTCAATAATTTCACATTTGCAGCGCATTAATTGTGCCTGTCTAGCCGaatgttgtgtttgtttttcctGCGCCTGATGAGATTGTGTCTTTTTTGCCagtgctttgttgttgttgatgttgctgttgttgcaacagtTCGCTTTCTGCTTCATTGTCACATCGATGTTGccgtaattgttgttgttgttcctgccgctgctgctgctgctgctgttggtgacATGCagctatttttaaatgttgctgttgttgtcgtagcATCTGCGATTTAAAAATTGCATGTCGCTGGcccatttgttgttgttttgtattcTCGTGTAGCTGTTGCATGCCCCGTGTgttccagttgcagttgcaactgcatcAATTTGCTTGTTAAGTTTGGACAGCTTTGCGCTTGAATTGGCCTGAACTCTTTTGTGGCAccttcagctgcagctgcacttCAACTCAACTTCTTTTCGATTTGAGTGGGAGTCGAGTAGAGAGTAAAGAGcagcgaagcagcagcagcaatcaatTCCGCCAAGACACGCCAAATCTGGAGAGGCCAATGCCATCATTAAGCGCCCTCTTGCTCGCCTTTGAGTTTTACGAAAACTTGCTTTCAGGTGTGCGTTTGTTTGGCAGTCGACACATGTAGCTGGCTTTGCGTCGTTTCCGGTCATCAAGCGTCCACTTACGGATACGTTCCCCCAATTCACAAAAGTGCTAACGAAGTGcagggcaacaacagcattttgttagtttttcTCGCACGCTTCAGCAactgcgacttcgacttcaacttcGAATCCGACACCgactccaattccaattccaactCCATTTCCAGACCTCGAGGCGACAAAGCGCTAATGACATTCAACACTTGAGCTTGAGCTCGCGCTGGGAACTAAGATTGGGAActgcacgtgtgtgtgtgtgtgtgtgttagtgtgtgagtgtgtctgttGGCCAGTTGATgaaattagcatttaaatgcaagCCATTGGGCACTTATTGGAACGGTTCTCTTGGCCATTACAGCGATAAGGCAAACTGTTgcaacaacttcaactgcaactcaCTTCCGCTCGATCcacattttaatgaaaatcgTGTAAGCAAGCGAATTTGATAGACTGTCAGATACTCGCTaactaataatattttgaaaccAACTGCAAGAAATTTAATGTTCACTAAATTGTTTAACAAACTTAATCGAAGTGTAATTCAAAGAACTATTTAGAAATACAAGAAGTTACATACTAAACTAAACTTTATAACAAACTTGATCGAAGTGTAATTCAAAGAACTATTTAGACAACAGAGAGAAGAAATTACATATTAATCTAAACTCTTTAACAAACTTGATCGAAGTGTGATTCAAAAAACTATTTAGAAACACAAGAAGTTACATATTAATCTAAACTTTATTACAAACTTGAACGAagaaaaaattacatattaatataaactttatattAATCTTGATCGGAGTGCAATTTAAAGAACTATTTAGACAACAGATTTTAAgacaaaaaacacaacaagtTACATATTAATCAAAACTGTATAACAAACTTGTTTAAAGAACTTTTTAAAACTCAAGAAGTTACATATTAAACTTAACTTTACTTTCAAATAACTATTTAGAAAACAGAAAGAAGAAATTACATATTAATCTAAAGTTTATAACAAACTTAATCGGATTGAAATTTAAAGAACTTTTTAgagaacagaaaaaagaaattacatCATTCAATCTAAACTTTATTACAAACTTGATCGAAGTGCAATTCAAAGAATTATTTAGACAACAGATTTTAAGTCAAATACACAACAAGTTACATATTTATCAAAGCTGTATAATAAACTTATTCAGAGTGCAGTTTAAAGCACTTTTTATACAGTGTAAAAATCTAATAAAGTTACCTTCAATTAGCTGTCGTCTAGTATACcttttaagttttatatttaagagGGTACAAAATTGTATGAATCGGCATTTAAAGCTGATTTTGAATCCATGCAACTGCATCCTCGGACTTAGGAATCGAGAATCGAGCGCCACCCACGCAGACGATTCATttggcaatttaattaaacgaGACCACCCGAGTGGAGCGTGGTGTATGCCCCATTGAAGCTGCCACATTGACTGTAATATGAGGCATCATTTCATTTGCCGCAATTGGCGAttcgcaacaacagcaacccacacacacacttgcacacacagtCATAGTTTTGCACACTGcaagatacttttgtatctttttgcAGCTGGCGCAATAAGAAATCAATTTCCGGCACATTGTCAAGTGCAGAAATGTCAAATCCAGCTggcagcagccaaagccatAGAATCAGCTGCTTGCCACAGTCTCTCTGACAGTTGGGCTCAACAAAATATATCTTGCAGCGAGTTCAATAGCACGAGCTTGAGtttgtctctctgtcttttttttattttgtatttctccTTTCGTAATTATTTCTACGTTGCAGCTCAGCTGTCGGCTCAACAGCAATCCGTCAGATACTCGAGTCTTAATTTGGCTTTGCGCtgcatcatcaacaacatcttCATGATCGTGATCATGAGCAGCAGCGGGCAACTTCATTAGAGCTGCGCTTGATGAGAAACCAATTGTTTTGTACACGACGTCGACGTCCATTAAAATTGGGGGAAATGAGTTTTCCACTCTGCTGTGGTGTCAGTTGGTTGAAGAGAAGCAAACGCTTAATTATGCCATGACGCAGCGATCGCTGGGTGCCAGTAACTTATGACTCAATTGTATCTTAAAGATACTTTGCCCATTGCCGCACTGGCCCGAACACGCTAAGCGGATAATTGTCGCTGCGTTGGCCCGATGACTGCTGTCGCAGGCAGACTgcaaaataaagcaaacaaaactttgAAGGGCTTccttgaaaaatgaaattcaccGCCCCCAcccttcacacacacacatacagacacagatacacactCTTTGGCACACTCTTCTGTTAGTCAGATACAGAAAGTATCTTTTGAAGTGGCATACAACTGCAACGGCAgcgaaaatcaataaattggcAGCAGTTTGTTGTAATGTCGCTGTTCCCAGGCAGTCAGCCACCCAATgctctgtatctgtatctgaaagatacactcacacacactcacacacaccaTACACTCGTGCAGTTAGTTAATCAAATCAGCGAGCAGCGAGCATGCATAATGAAACATGAATAGGACGCGCTTTTGTGCATCAATTAAGTCGCATTAAAGGCaactacatatttttttttctcttcctcgctttttttttggagggGCGCTCACATCTTTGAGATACAATTTACGCATTCAAATTGTAGGAagtttcatattatttttataacagcATCGAGACGAGAGTCGCAAGTTAAGTCGAACCGAATCGAGTCGACTCAGAGACTGTGCATCTTCTTCTCTGTGGCGACAAGCTGCCGCCCACACGAGACAAAAactgcatgctgcatgctgcaacTGCGGCAGTTGATGCTTTCCTGCATACAGCATGTCAATGTCAGAGCCCTGCCCCtggctgcagcaacaacttgccacaatttggccttagtgtgtgtgtgtctgagtgtctctgtgtgtgtgttaatctGGCGCTGTAGCTCAATTGAAGCTCTCGCCCTGCAATCACAATCCACACTGAAAACAGTGTCGGGCAGAGAGTGTTTTCCCCGTTTTTCCCCCAGGGGGCCCCCAAAGTGGGTGTTTTTCGAGTGCTTGCAACACTTTAAAAGTGCAACGACTGCGCTGCACTGCGACTACGAGCATCGTTTAGCTTCTTATACCCTGTAGCCATAGGAAAGAAGAGTTTTTTTTAGCACTCTCTGAATCATCATTGAAACAAGAaagaatttgtatttttactttcatttcCTATTCCTAAATTTCAGCTTTAATCAGTTAATACaacatacttaaaatatagaaGTGTGTGTTATAATTTTCTCTGAATTGTCTTTAACCGAAGAAAGAATATGTATTAACATATTAGCTGTCTTTTCTACAGTCCTTAAATCTTAAATCCAATAAGACAATACTATAAGTTTATAGGTGAATATCAcatatgaatgaatgaataatttaatacaacATAGTAAAAGAATATAGTTATGTTATGTCTTTCTCTGAAtcatctttaaaaaaaaaaataatttgtatttatttttttaatttcttattcTTAAATCTTAGCTCCCATCAGTTAATACAGCATAGTTAAAAGATTAAAGGGTTTTATAACATTCTCTGAATCATCTTTAGCCGAAGAAAGAATATGTATTAACATATTAACTGTCTTTTCCACAGTCCTTAAGACACAAATCCATGAAGATGATACCACATAGCTTAAGGAAGGAAAGGTACTATAGCTTTTTCTGAATCATCTTTAAGCAAAGAATCTTAAGCAAGAAGcaagtatctcaaagtcgatcATCCTCTActttaactttcttactttGTTGTGCATTATGAAGACGCTGATCGTGATGATGAGGCTGCTGAGGCAGAGAACTGTAGCTGTAGATGTGGCTGCAGCCTGCAGCTGCATTGGATTGTCAATTATTAACCGTTGTCAAGTTGCTTTCGCACTTTCAAAGGCGACGCAGTCGAAGgtagaagaagcagcagccagcagtcGCAGACAGTTTCAGTTGTTGCATGTTGTCGTGTTGTTCTATTGTCTGTGATTCTCTCTGCACTCACTTGAGCTGAGCCCATATGAACAGCCAGCGGACTTACACTTActctcgctcgctcactcAATTGTTGTACAATTTTAAGTAACTTTTAATGGTTGTCTTTTGTCGCTGTTGAAGATGCAGCGACCCATTCACAAGCATCATTTTCGACTCAAGACTGCAGCCATGgctcttttcttttgtgtgtgtaaatgctAAAGGCAAAAGTACTTGCATGTATCTGTCAGATACTCGATCTTTGACCAGGCATTGAACCTCACCCAAAGTACCCacaaacaactacaactgacCCTTGTGATCGACAGCGAAATGAGATTCCAACTAGAGAAAGTCAACATTGTGCAATGCAGTTTATCGATtaagtttttcttctttttgtataAATGATTCATGACTCTACTTCAAATTGATTGGCAATGGAAAAAAGCCCTTTTTGTTGAAGCGAGCTGCTTTCTTTACATCCCTTACTTCTGAGGTGCTTAACCTCGGCtcgttgcaacaacaacacttgaAGTGGGTCTCATGTCCAGGCGAAGACAACCTGAAACTCGCAATACTCGCAGCTCCATTAACTCCACAACAAtgacaggcaggcaggcacTTGCCTCGCCCTTGCACCACGTTGAGTAAACACAAATGTGAACCTTGTTGTGGTTGCCTTGCCATCGCACCACTGACCAACTGGGTGGTGTATGAGTAAGCTCTCGCCCTGTCCATCGTCGGTTGAATGCTTCCATATGAAACTAACCGCAGGAGGtcgcaaaagttttttatgtTCGGAAAGCAGATGTTAATAGGGTATGCTAGCGATGTgattatttaaagaatatcGGCAGAAGTAATCTTTATAATGGTAACTGAATTGAGGTCAATAAGGAATTCCTGTTGGTAATCAGACACTAACTTCAAgttagaggtggagaactatcgatagtctgCGCCATCGATAGCGCTTGATAGTTTCCATAAACTATCGACGATAGCAAGGAAAATCTATCGTCGATAGTTGTCGATATtgcagtaaaagaaaataatttaattagtttttgaagtaatccatatttatttaaaatatgagaATATAAAATTGGTTTTCCAATCTTTATctgaaaataatgaataataattatttgaatagaatgatttttaattttttaggtGTACCTTAactgctatttatatatttatttcaaccaataattttgtacgcctatttgaaatgatttgtcCCGCTTTGCTGAAGACCCTCTCCGACTCCGGTTGCGGGTATATAAAgatataagaaaaaatatcGACGATAGCGATTAACCACTATCGAGAGTGCGCGCCGCTATCGAGAGCGTGTCGATAGTGGCCAACCATCGATAGTAccgatagtgccatcgatagCTCTCCACCTCTACTTCAAGTATTTCCAAATGGAAGAATAATTAAAGtatcaacaattttatttctttctcaACTCCAAATATGAATACCGGGTATGCAGCTGTCGAGTTACCACAACTCTAactttttttacttgtttatttgatGATGTTTTGCGCAAATTCGCAAATGTTGAACATAACATTTTATGCTTTGAATTTGTAGCTTGGGCGCTTTGCTGCTTTATAGTCTACTTCAAGGCGCTTAGGCCAGGAATCAATTGCGTCAGCAAGGGGGAATGGTAAGGACAGGGACAGGGAGGTAGACAAGCCATATAATTGAGCTTAAACATTAAGCGGCTTTTCggctcttttttttggcagaACTTAACAAATGGTTAAAGGCAAGCCCCGCACAGTTTATAGATTGAATTACGAGCTGGCAATGAAATGAAGAGGAACGAGGGAAGGACAAGTCAATA of Drosophila nasuta strain 15112-1781.00 chromosome 3, ASM2355853v1, whole genome shotgun sequence contains these proteins:
- the LOC132789754 gene encoding regucalcin-like; the protein is MFRVLINKYLAHSVAQNSRTICYRVEPLPDSLASLGEGPHWDAARQSLYYVDLPVGGLLRYDYRENKVYRTQIEGEKLASFVLPVECNLEEFAVGCGRRAVIVNWDGVAPCAKVRRTLFEVQLDKPQNRFNDAKTDPNGRLFAGTMLYGPEEFERREGELYRWQAGGKVELVKNDVGISNGLAWDKKSKKFYYVDTTDYEVKSYCYDIETGCIDKPKEIYNFRKTSPKDHIQPDGMTIDTDGNIYVATFNDAAVYKIDPRCCKLLQKIKLPTMQITSVAFGGPNLDILFVTTGAKHGEPAPAGTTYQVMGLNVQGYAGVSLKI